In Clupea harengus chromosome 4, Ch_v2.0.2, whole genome shotgun sequence, the genomic stretch TTCTCCCTGCTCTACTGCAGAGTTTTAAAtatcctcagtgtgtgtgtgtgtgtgtttatgtgtaaggGTTTGACAGGCTAGTGTTTGAGACATTGTGGTACCAAACCTTGAACTTGTTTGGGGACGCGCTACCACATGGTCTGAACTTACATTTTCGcagaaacattttctttttagaAATTACTTTGACAGCCTAAACTGCACTGACATTGCAGCACTGTGCGGGTGATGGGATCATGGCTTGTGCATGGTAGTGTCATTGCGTATGACTGCCCTCTTCTGGTCAGTCTGGGAGGCTACAGGCAGCTACTGCAGACTTTTACTTCTGTCCACACCATGGAGGTAATATATAGACCTGGAGAGAGTAAGGAAGTACCACCCTCATTCATTTCAGTGGCAAaggctatgctagctacttcagtcCAGGAAGTACTAAAATGACCGCTGACATCTTTAAAAATGTCATCCAATGGCTGCTCACTTCTGGCACCATTTACACGAAAAGCCAACTAGGCACCACATAACAGATGGCGGGCAGGCATTCAAATATAGTGTCATCTGTGCGGATTGGTGGATGTTCCCTACTTGAAAACCGCCTGCAATGTCAATCACAAAACCATTCAGTAATGAACATTGTTGACTTGATGCAGCACAACTTTATTTGTGGTTTGCTAATGTACTTGTCACATTGTGCAGGACAAAACTATAAGTAATTAAAGTATAAGCTGTTTTGTATGCCCAATACGTAAGGTTTGCAGCATGTTATCCATCTGATAAGCTCATTAAATCAAGCCAACTCACAAGAAAACAGCTTACCAGTAGAGTGCAATTAACAGAGGAGCATGCCGGCATGTGAACTGTTAAAGGACAGAATTTCTCCTCCAATAACACTGTCCACTACTACTACTTTTTTTTATAGCCCACAAAAAGCATGAGTTTTTGCTGAGGTCTTACACATGCAGCAATTAGAAAACATTAGAAATTGTTATGCATTTCAAATCAAGACTTATTTGAATTGTaaagaacaaaacaataatAGCATTAAGGTGGTAATGAAGGAGGATGTTCAACTTTCACATAAATAAGCTAAAGTGAATCTAACCCTAACCACCTACCTATAGGCCTATATTACACAACGTGACTCCATTTAATGGTGGTGTTTTTGGTATTTCCCATTTAGCCTGTATATAAGGCTAATATCATAATATGGGCCAAAAGCGTTAGCCCTGACACAAATCTCAGCAGCCAGTGTCCTTCATCCCTATCCTGAAATAAAGAAGTAAACTATGTTGTCAACATGCACATGTGAGGAGACCTATACTAAACTCAGTAGCAGAGAAAACGTCTCTTCTAATATTGAAAAAAACATCTAACATTTGCGACAAAAAGCAGTATAAGGATTACCaaaagaaatgtgttttgtgattcCTTTATTTAATCAGAAAAATTGCTCACTTTTCAGTTAGAGTTTATGGAGGCACCATCTTTTGGCCACCAAATTGCTTCTGGAATAGGACTACCTGATGCTAAAGCTAACCCTCCAAATCCTGACCTCCTGGTCCACTCAGCTGATGAAGCCCATCTGTTACATGATCACATGAACATGGCACCATTAGGGAGATGTGGGATGTGACCACAAATAAcctttgtgtgtctgggtcGCCCAGAGTCTTAAGCCAGTTCCAGTGATGTGGTGAAGCATTTGAGTCATTGATTACTTGttagacacagcaattattgtTCACCCTTTCTTCTTCCCCTTTGACTCCTTCACACAGGTGTTGTATTAAATAGATGAATGAAAAAAAGTTTAATTTTAgacattggttgtgtttgagATTGGGAAGATCTTTCATTCTTGAATGAATCTTGAACAGAGTGTTGTTGACACAAACTGCTGAGAGTGCACTGACATTCCTAGCAAGAGCTTCAAAAACGTGTAGATGTGGGTGAAAACATAGACGGGACAGTGTAAACTCCGCGGGGAAACTCTTTCATGTTGCGTTACAGTACCACTATTGAAGCACTGCCACATTCGCAGATGCAGCAGAAATGAATGAAGTGGGAAATGCTATTATctccattttatttgtatttaattttttcaaGCAAACAAAAGCAGACCTACTCTGCATCAGTGGCTGGAGCTAGATCTGtgtacttgtctgtgtgtgatgagacccttgctctgtgtggttgtgtgtgtgtgtctgtaactgtcTATTCTGGCTGCAGTGTGTGCGGAAGCCTTTAACcctgatgatgaggaggaggacacagagCCACGGGTGGTTCACCCAAAGACAGACGAACAACGCTGCCGCCTACAAGAGGCCTGCAGAGATATCCTGCTCTTCAAAACACTTGAGCaggtacgcgcacacacacacacacgcacacacatgcagtgttctctctcttacacacagcgCTTACAAAAAAAGCATGCATACAATATACACACTACTTATCCacaatctctcgctctcctggCTCAGAGTTGTTTGTGATTCCTATTTTCTTAACAGGAGCAGTTCTCAGAAGTGTTGGATGCCATGTTTGAACTGCGGGTGCAGCCCGATGAGCATGTCATCGACCAGGGGGATGATGGTGACAATTTCTATGTCATAGAAAGGTGCGTGCGTCTGTTAAAGGCTCAAGATGAAGGAGCGTCTGTTCTACTCTGCTTAGCTCCCAACAAAAGTGAATAGAGCAGACCTGCTGGTTGAATGGACATTGCCTGCTGTGTTGCAGTGCTATTAGGTGTAATTGACTTGTCCATTAAGGGCAGTCACAGAGCAGATGCTGTTCCCCAGAGTGGATTACGGAACAGAGAAGCCATGCATATCACAGTTCCCTCAGTCTGTGACCCAGATGTGCCTGGCCCTGTGATAAACCATTTGAGCAGCAAGCACAGTGGGAACATCGGCGTGTGATCTGACAGATGACATGGTTACATCTGGCATGATCTAACAAAGGGGGTAATTGAGAGTTCGAAATGCGTACCAGTCATAGGAGTTGGCTTTAGCCTTCAATTGGCATCACATTTTTACATCAAATTACTTTATTTCTTAAGCATCCTTTCCCTTTATATGACTAGTTATTATCTAAAGAAACACAACATTGTATTATCGGCTCCATGACCTTCAATCAACTAATGGCCGCGTAATAACGTATGCTAACATTGACGTCACAAACCTGCGACATCTCGGCACACAcgagagaagcaggagagaaGTAACCGTATTGTCTGGATTAGAATTGGTTGGGTAATCTAAAAATGTGCACCCCTTAAAGAGCTCAGTGAATCAGAACACTTACTAAAGTCTGCTGTACTTAAATCACTACATGTTAAGGGCATTCAAAGTGAGCTAAAATAATTGTTAGGGCATAGCTCCCAGATGAGTACCGTGTTTCTTCCGTTGCTTTGCATCACCAACAAGACCCTCTTGCCCTTCTTCCGCAGTCGATGAGAGGCCCAACAGGAAATGGCCCCCAATCCAGTTTGACTGCTCTCCTTTCAAGCGCTACAGAGTGGGTCCGcccactctcttcctgtgtATGAATGTAACCCTCGTCTGAATGTAACCCTCGCCTGTCTCTTCTGCTCTGTTTCTGCAGGGGCATCTTCGACATAGTGGTTCAGAAAGATGGCGCTGGCTGCTGTGTGGGGCAGTATGACAACAAGGGCAGTTTTGGGGAGCTGGCACTCATGTACAACACCCCGCGTGCCGCCACCATCGTCGCCAAAGAGGAGGGTGCTCTCTGGGGCATGGTGAGTaaattgtgtgatgtgtggggcCCATCTCACGATCAGCTGGGTCACGAGCAGTTCCAGTGGACCATCTTGAATTTCTGGTTATACATGTGCATTCATTCATCTCGCTTTTCCCCTCTATCATATCTTTACATGATCTGCGTTTCTGTctcaggaccgggcaacattccgCAGGCTCATCTTGAAGGCCAACGCCAAGAAGAGGAGGATGTATGAAGTGTTTGTGGATTCAGTGCCACTGCTGAAGTCTCTTGAGGTGACTAGTCATCGTAGTTCAGAGATGTCCAAAAGAGcccccctcacctctctgcctgtctgtccctcCGACCGCTAAAGTAACGCTTCACTTCTCTGCCCCTCTGTCTTAGCTGTCTGAGCGCATGAAGATTGTGGATGTTTTAGGCGCCAGGACTTTTCAGGATGGCGAGAGAATGATCAAGCAGGTTAGTGTGTCTTCACACTCctcaaaaatcacacacacacacagagggcatcATCTTGCACCTACCTTCCACAAAAATGAAGAATGAGTGCCCTGGCACATTAATGACTTCTGTAAGTAGTTGAAAGCGCATGTCACAATTTATTTTTCAATCACATCACTCTTTATTAAGCCTACCCATGCCTTATACCTAGCGTACCTATGCCAGCTGGTGCCCCCTTGTGGATGAGGCTTGTTGGTGAAAGTGTTCTGTCCAATCTATAATGTGAAGTAGCCTTAGGCAATACACCCTAACAGTACCCCTGTATCACTGCTCTGTAATAGTGTTGCTCTGGTTTTGTTGTAAATGACTGTGCGCTCCATTTCTCAGGGTGATAAGGCAGAGTGCTTCTACATTGTTGAATCTGGGGAGGTGAAGATCATGATAAAGAGTAAagtaagtctctctctttctcacccacaCTGATTGCCTATATTAGCTTTAGACTCTGGGAAACCTCTCCTCTAAGGCAGGCATTTATGTCTTCCAAGGATTGattttgaaattgaaaatgacTCCTCTAACACCTAACCCCTTCCTCAGACGAAGGCAGCCCAGCATGACAATGCTGAGGTGGAGGTCACACGCTGCAGCAGGGGCCAGTACTTTGGAGAGCTGGCACTAGTTACCAACAAGCCCCGCGCCGCCTCTGCATACGCCGTGGGAGAAGTCAAGTGCTTGGGTATGGTTCCTGCGTGACCCCATTCATCTCAGAGAAACTAGAACTAGCAGTAAACCAATTCGGTCATCGTTCTGCCAGTGAACACCAGATCAAATCTGAcccatgtttgtgtatgttttgcaGTAATGGATATTCAGGCATTTGAGCGGTTGCTTGGCCCCTGCAAGGAGATCATGAAGAGGAACATTTCTCACTATGAGGAGCAGCTGGTGGCACTGTTTGGATCCAGCATGGATTTGAGAGACTGAGATCGTcgtgccttacacacacacacacacacacacacacacacacacacctacacacacacacacacacctacacacacacacacacacctacacacacacacacacacctacacacacctacacgcacactcCCTCTCATTCACCTGATCTGTTCACCTGTTCTTTATGCTTATatgtccatgcacacacacacacacacacacacacacacacacacacacacacacacacacacacacacacacacacacacaaaccacagatacctggactctcacacacacaaacaccacagatacctggactctcacacacacacacaaaccacagatacctggactctcacacacacaaacaccacagatacctggactctcacacacacaaacaccacagatacctggactctcacacacacaaacaccacagatacctggaccctcacacacacaaaaacaccacagatACCTggactctcacaaacacaaacacgcacactttTTAGGCACACTCCTTTTTACACGGACAGTTAGATACACAATTAGGAGCCTCTCACACATAGAAAAATCAGGtcgcgtacgcacacacacacacacacacacacacacacacacacacacatgcacacacacctgcacacacacacacgtgcgcacctCACCCACAACCCTCAACTTCAGCCTCTCAgtatgaaatgaaaacattagCAGTTCATCTGTGTCCCTGAACCGGCTCGGACACTCAAACATACAATCACAAAGCCCAGCCAAGGACCCTCATCCTTTTCTCTTCAGCCACCCTCAACTCTgttgcgcaaaaaaaaaaaaaggaaaaaaaacttagcaaaaagtataaaaacaagaaaaaatagatataaaaataaaacataatcaGTTTAACTGAGGTTTTAGAGGTGTTTTATGATGATTCAAAGCTTTGATAAAACttatttaaatgaaatgttGTTCCCACTTCTGCTATTGGTGGTTGAGTTAGTGCTGGTGGTTTTCATGACAATGACCCCTTGGCGTTTGGGTGTCTGTCCTCATCACAGAACTCCACACGTTGTATTGATTAATGTATTataataatgattattattattcctcTATATTGATTATTTTTGTTTGAATCTGTTGATCCAGCTGGAGGTGGTGTCACAAATGTAGTGCTCATTCCCCTATCATTCTGGATTAGTTCTCCTCTAAACAAATAAAGCAAAACATTTTGGTACAGTGGTATTgataaactgttcattcatgTGTTGCGCattgggggtgtttgtgtgtgaagagccCCTTTAAACCTTTGGAAGGCGCCTCTCATCACATCAGTGTCGTAGCAGAGTCATACCAGAAAGGGATGCCTTATTCAAGAAGGAGAATGTGAGGATTGGAATGGGCATCCCAGTTTCAGACGCTTAACTATTTTTAAGTCATGTTGAATTCTGGTAATGTAGGCCTTCTTAGGCTgcgttcacacttgacttctttttttcgactgccagcgccttttttacatgcaacTCTATGGGAAAAGGCAAAAGGCGGACGCCTTTTCAAAAAGCGGCCGCCTTTTAAAAACTTCTAAAAAAGCGCAACCCCTGACGCCTTTTTGAGTtcaattttctcaacttttcagaaaagcgctgggtgacgtcaagcgcctttttgacagctgaccaatcaggacgaggagagtaggtaccagcgtaccttccctagtaacctactgccttagtttaaaaaaaaaatggcggaccaaactccgtagttcatcgtatttgtacctagaagtttttagttttacttttttttgcttagatttttagaaagttaccgagaaatagacaccgtacaatataaaaaccccattattgtaactgaaaactacgtgtaagaggatttgcgaggtgtctgagctacctagctcatgttagcatgctactagccgttagtgattagcaattcctctgtgtttttgcaaagcatctgccccaactttcttttcccgacatttacatttatcttgtacataatccatcctcATAAACCAGAGATTTAAAGAGTAcagaaactctcctgagcaggcaagagtgccaatatgggctaacgagttgtagctaaagccctggctaaagggctaaacagctcgctagctattagcactctagcttgctcagtagagtgctaagacacagtaattattcacgattgtatcaacgtgctgcatttcacttaacaggtcagtcatttcCTAAATCTTTAGGAATAGAATACAATTGTATATCTGGTTGGCGcattcaacagcacaacatatccccaAGAgctttgaactttctgtgggttgtgaccgtaatgtgtctgtgtcggacacaaatatggcgacGCTTAAatacagtgacgtcacatggtatccatgaattctgAAGCGCTCAAAAGGCGCTGAAGGCAGCGCTTTTTTCTGAAAAAGAAGTCAAATGTGAACGCGGCCTTATTATGTTCATCTCATTgtactgggaaaaaaaacagcaatatcTTACGAGGGCGTGTGTGAGGTGTCAATGCAGGTGTCCAGGAAAGGAAAGAATGGGTTGACTCTCCTACCACTTGTTGGATGAACAATAAATATCTACCAAGGTGAAGTGCAGCGATTCTCTTAACACTATTGACCTGCTGACAATCTGGTACACACAggtagacaacacacactgctattaAAATATTAGTCAGTGTTCAAAACGAGTTGATGGTCTTcattcattgtgtgcaatgcacCTTAAGATCTAGGAAGAACTCGACCACTTTGTTCACCTGAAGAAGGTCTGCCTGGTCTCCATAGCAAGAGATGGCAATCAAGACTCTTTCATTAGTGGTACCCTGGTGGTGTAAAGACCTACTGAGTGCTATCTGATTACTTGACAGCCATGTTAGCCTCTATTCAAAAGTTTAAAGACTCACCTCTTCAGAACTCTGTTATGCTAATGATTGTTACAAGACCTACCTTTTTTACACTATTATAGgtactatttttgttaatcttACCatgatatacatttacatttacatttagtcatttagcagacgcttttgtccaaagcgacgtacaagggagagaatattcaagctacgagcaatagaacctggtgtaacaataaataaatactactttacataagaaatataacaaaatgaaataaaaaagaaagaaagaagtgcagaaatgtaactgctgtaattgcaagttacgcactagtcga encodes the following:
- the prkar2aa gene encoding protein kinase, cAMP-dependent, regulatory, type II, alpha A; the encoded protein is MSIEIPAGLTELLQGYTVEVLRQRPADLVEFAVQYFTRLRETKSQDGAGSGIPAKSGGKGVMFDGEPMQTESNGDDEEDDDSDSDFEPPPPSRYNRRVSVCAEAFNPDDEEEDTEPRVVHPKTDEQRCRLQEACRDILLFKTLEQEQFSEVLDAMFELRVQPDEHVIDQGDDGDNFYVIERGIFDIVVQKDGAGCCVGQYDNKGSFGELALMYNTPRAATIVAKEEGALWGMDRATFRRLILKANAKKRRMYEVFVDSVPLLKSLELSERMKIVDVLGARTFQDGERMIKQGDKAECFYIVESGEVKIMIKSKTKAAQHDNAEVEVTRCSRGQYFGELALVTNKPRAASAYAVGEVKCLVMDIQAFERLLGPCKEIMKRNISHYEEQLVALFGSSMDLRD